The window AAGGAATCCAATGAGCAAAATTCCCCTCTGATTAAAACCCATctaaattaaagaataaaatgatcaaattgccctcatattttccaaatcgtttagggtttgaaactgaaattttttcccccaaatcTGTTAGGGTTTAAACCCATCTGAAAAGCAAGAGATCAGGCTTGATTCCCGCGATGCAACCAAGTTGTTCGTATATTTCCTGATTAGAGTACTCTCTTATCTTGAATCATAGCTAAAGGTCTGCTACTATTTTGATCTTAAAATTCCAGTCTTTAAATTGATTTCTGAGATTTTTTCATCTAGGGAGGAAATCtggttttctctttcttatggtCTGAGatttcaaatctgtttctaGAATAAGTAATCGCCTAATCGAACCGGgtactttgttgattcctatTTTCAAATTTAGATCTTGCTACCGGTTTAGTAGGGTCATACTTCAGATCTAAATTCTTTAATCTTTTTCTATCGGGGATCTAATTCTGATTCTGTTTCAAATTGATATTCTTTACTTGTTATTGAATCTGGTTATTGATTGATCACGCTTTGATTAATGATTTGAGCCCATTAGATCCGAGATTGATTCCCTGTTCTGGAAACCCTAAATCTTGAATCCTATGTTCAGTAGGACATTGCTACATCACAATCTTTCATCTTCACCTCCCCTTCTTCATATTTTTGCTTTCCAGATGGgtcaaaccctaatcgatttgagaaaaaaaaattcagtttcaaaccttaaaggatttggggaagatgaggacaatttgatcattttattctttaattttgatggatttTAATCAGAGGTGCATTTTGCTCATTAGATTCTCTGAAACTAACCTCTAACATCTCAAATTAACGGGCTGGACCAAAGTGTTATACTGTTTTAAAAATAGGGGgaatttgcaattagaaaaattgtaagaggcatttgaacaaatgggcatttttagaGGGTATTTGTTAAAAACCTTTATTGTTTTGGTCCAACAATATAAAATACTTtgccaaaagaaagaggagggggagggggaagaaaaggcaaaatccttcatggtttttttttttaaaatttatagaaaatatcaattttattgggaagaaaaacagaaagaagagaagaatgcaCAACTGCCAAAGGAACCCAATCAGTGATGGTTGACCCAGAAAACGTCTTACCGGTACCCTTAGAGATAATAGAGTTATACCTATCCATTATATCAGATTTGATATCTTTCATAATACCGGGATGAGGTCTTGTTTTGTTAAGTTAGATTCTGAAGTTTCTCTCTTGAGAATTTTGGGAATTTGTGGAATAATAGACAATTTTACTAATGGTATGTTAAGGACTTGAGGTCATAGAACTCATCTTTAAAATCTAGTCATTAAGGAAAGGCTGCTCAAGTACCTATAAGTTTTCACATTGGGCTACACACATCTGATGTGAAATTATTACTTTTGCCTTTCGCGTGGGATTATAACTTGAGATAATTCATACTTAGGAGATAGTTTTCTTTCCAATGACTGATGGGTTCGGATGGTGTTGAGAGGGTATCGGGGAATAGACAAGAAGTATTATTGACTTTGTACTACAAGAGGCCTCTATGACTCTAGAATGTAGATGGGtgtagttttccttcacctgcgttgcggggaaattttttttcctatttttatatttgatGTATTACACAAATTATGTACTTACTTTACTTTCATTAGTTTAGTAGAATATAATGAGAATAGTCAATTAATTACTTtgactttattttattcttataaCACATGAACATGACCTCTATTAATTACCTAATGTTATGAAAGCGATAGTGTGTCACCAGCTTGATCAAAGATCGAAGATCTATTCTAGCCTAATATAATATCAAtttggaaaattaaaaagaggAAGTTAATCAATTAGCTCCTTCCATCGATTTTCCTTAGAGAAACCGCCTTGTATTGAATAGCCATTAAAAGAGAGATCGAGGAATTTTATAAAGAACGGTTTTCTTAGTGTTCAAACCGGTCGGCCCCGTATCCAAAAAAGCTGATCTCTAGAACATGAACAAATTGACAATTTTATAAATCAACCTGTAGACTGTTTCGATGATTCCTTAATTAGAAGGAGAACCTAACTCTTAACTTCTTACGCGCTATGGCTGCGTTCTTACATCATTTGTGCCTTCCCCACACCCACAGGTGCCTAGATCGCGCGTGGCGTGCTTGGTTACCTCGCTTTGAAACCTTATAAAAGGTTACCTTCTGTAGTCTCTTCAATTCATCAACCATAATAAGCCAACGTCCACCATAGTCGTCCTAACTACCAGGTTTGTGCATTGTTGTTTTGCAAATCACGTACTTTTCTCTCCGGTCCCCACGACAACCATGTCTGAGAAGAAGCACCACAGCCACCACTTTCACCACCACAAGGAGGAAAAACCCGCCGCCGGAGAAATGACCAAACATGACTATGAGAAACAAGTGAAACACTACAAACACTTGGAGCACGTCGGGAAGCTAGGTGCTGTAGCCGCTGTTACTGTTGCTCGGGTAAGTCTAATTAACCAATGCTCTCTTCACTTCAACTTTATATTTCTGTATTGTGATAATAGAATATTGGCCAATGAGAATTAGGACGGAGGTTAATAAGctgattgattttttttggtttctaaaCATTTTTCAGCATGAGAAGCATATGGCTAAGAAAGATCCAGAGAACGCTCACAAACACAAGATCAAAGAGGAGATTGCAGCAACAGTTGCAGTGGGTAGTATTGGATTTGCCATCCATGAGCACCatcagaagaaagatgccaaaaaagaaaaagaatcagcTTTCGGGAAGAAACACCATCTCTTCTGAAACTCATCATTTCTCCCTAGCTACTAGTTCATCACCGCCGCCCCCTCTTAATTGCCCTTTTATTTTCTAGTACTGTGTCTATATATGTTGTAAGATATGATCAGGATGTGATGTATCCCTTCAATTTGATTCATTGTTCTGTTCGTGACTTTGTTAATAAATTTACCTTCATCACCAATTCGATTCTTCTACTTTCGCCTGCCCCCACTGTCATGTGCGTCCTACATTCCTACGAGGCCGAATGTACTGCCTTACCCCAAAAGGGGAAAATGCTACTGTTTGCTatgctttttttctttatttttttctgggtGAATGAAAATTGCATTAAAGAAGGAATAAAATATATAGACAAGGCTATCCTAATATGGGATAACAAAGAGAAGACCAAACCCCAAAAGGGGAAAACACAAGGAATTGCAGCCAGTTTTCCTTGCTCATTGTTCAGGCAAGAGGCATGGAAGTGATTTGACTTCTGATTTAATTTCATAGTCGATGGAAATCCAAATCAGGTCCCAAGAAAGAGAAGTGTTTATATCTTATGCTTATTCATTTCACACGTACCATACGTTAGATAATGGCACAAAATGCAATCGAAATTAACCCTAATCACTCTTACAAAGTTGTGAGATCACCCTTTTGGATCACACCATTTGGCTCGATCATAACCGTTAGATTTAAAGAAGCTCAGTTATAATTAAGATTGAAATGGAAACTCTATCACTTTTATAAATTCAAAATTGAGTGGTACGGACTTTAAAGAAAGAGTGTTCGTCATTGAATGAGCTTCATCCATCGGACAATGACAAGCACAAGTGTTGCATTTCATTGGAGGATTTGTCTCTGTGAATCTCAAGATAACACTAACCTTTCTCTATTGATTTAATTGCAAATACTCTAATGCATGTGAGAAAGCGTTACCAACAATCaaattttggtttggtattcTACATCTCCAACATTTCACTCATGGAAGCCTCCTTGGACTGACCATCTAATGTGGCACATAGAAGGATGATTTTCTAAAACTAATTGCCGAATAGGAAGGACATAGTTTATATTGGTTACAGTCTATGTGTCCGACATATTTCCCTTGGATTTTTCAACCATCCATTTATTGTTCAATCGTAGTGCTAAACATAAACTATATGAATCCTACTAAAGAAAAGCGTATAAGATGATAAGTATGAAATctatacccccaaaaaaaaaaaagcaagctCGAAATCTCCAAAATTCCCCTCTAGAGATATTATATGTTAAAGTACAAAATAACtacaaaaaaaatcctaaaagggTGAAAAACATAAAATGATATGAATCCTATTGAAAATCATAGACACAACCCAAAACAAATATATTCTAATTTTCATAATACAAATTaaagtgaaaaaaaattaaCGGAGATGCCTTTAATGCTACAAAATGCCTAAAAATGtcaaacaaaatttaaaaatacttTAATGTAAAACTAACCTATTTTATCAGGAATTCAAGTTGGAAACCTAAAAACCATAATGtagaaaatgatttttaaaattcatttaaaaatttactttaaataaggaaaaattcCATAACGCAGAAAATGATTGTAAAATCCTAAAATGATGCAATAATTATCTTtcaattattttataaaaaataatggtcaaatttaattttttcaaaTAAGTTTGGAATACAAGGATTTTTATAAAGGAATGCACTTGAACACAAAGTCTAGACCGATTCAAGGTCGTTTTATTTCATAAGAGAcatttttccttcacccacttTTCCCTGGCCTAGACAAAATGGTTGAGATGGTGTTGAGAGGGTATCGAGGAACAATCAAGGATTATTATCGACTTCGTACTACAGGAGGGCAAAGTATTGAGGACCCTAGATTACGGTCTAGGGAAAACTTTTTCTTATTTCATATTTGATTTATCAAACAAGTTAATTTACTTATTTTaatcaaaaaattattttcctattttcattagtttagtaAAAAGTAATGACAATGGTCAATTAATTAGTTTGGCTTATCTTATTATTCTAATAACCCCCGAACATATATAGTCTCTTCTTTGTAATGTTAGAAGAGGAGGGTCCCACTCTTGGATCCCATCTATGTGGCTCAGACCCATACGAGAATGCTTTTCGTACAAAAACCTGAACCAACCTTTGCCAACAGCGTTATCAAGATGACTCGATCCGGATCAGGTCTCCATCTAGAGACCATGGGGACAGATCTGGACCATCCATGGGATATGGGCCCTACAAACAAgagatgggtcccacaccccatggagggtcCAGATTTGACCCCAAGCGTCCCCGGATGGGGACCTGATCCAAACTCCATCAAGATCAAAGAGGGTGATCTAGCCGAATATAATATATGAGGAAGTTAATCAATTAGCAACTTCCATGGATTTTCCTTTGGAGAAACCGGCTTAATTGTATCCAATAGCTATTGAAGGAAGAAATAaggttttctttttaatgttcAAACTGGTCGGCCTCTAATCCAAACAAAAAGTTCATCATCACTAGAATTAGCCGAGTAAAGGatgataataaattaataaataaataaataaataaataaaacaaatggcAATTTTTGTAAGTAATCAACCTGTGTCTGTGGACTATTTCTACGATTCCTTAATCAGAAGGAGAACCTACATCTGACCTCGATCTTACGCGTTAAGGTTGCGTTCTTACATCATTTGTTCCTTCCCCACAGGTGCCTAGATCGCCCGTAGTGCTTGGCTACCTCGCTTTGAAATCTTTATAAAAAGGTTACCTTTCCTTAATTAGTCTCTTCAACCATCTGCCAACGTCGACCACCTTCGtcttattatattgttatttcttAGTCCTTACTATCTGCAAGTGGGAGTTTGTGCTTTGTTGGTATCCTAATTCACCTTTCTTAAATCTTATCTCCCACCACCATGCCTGAGAATAAGCACCACAGCCACCAGTTTCACCACCACAAGGGGGAAAAACCCGCCGGAGAAATGAGCAAGCAAGACTATGAGAAACAAGTGAAACACCACAAGCACTTGGAGCACGTCGGCAAGCTAGGTGCTGTAGCCGCTGTTACTTTTGCTCGGGTATGCAATTCTCTAAACTCTAACCACTATCTCTTGACTTCAAATTGCTCGGTTAATTTGTGCTCGATTTTGGACTTAATAAgctcatatatatattttaattccTTTATAAACATTTTTCAGCATGAGAAGCATAAGGCTAAGAAAGACCCAGAGAATGCTCACAGCCACAAGATCAAAGAGGAGATTGCAGCAACAATTGCAGTGGGCAGTGTTGGATTTGCCATCCATGAGCACCATCAGAAGAAAGatgctaaaaaacaaaaagaatcagCTTTCGGGAAGAAACACCATCTGTTCTGAGACTCATTTCTctacttcttctccctctccctttccctctccctcccctttatttgttttattttctctgTTCTAAGAGAAGAGGGTGAGATCGATGTATCCTTGTAGTTATTGAAAATTGAATTTGTTTGATGCTTCTCTTTGGGGCCTTACTAATTAATAAATTTACTTCGatcacttctttgttttttttcatttggaAGGGTGATGGTGTGGGTGGTGGAATGTGTAGCTTTGGGCTTTCGATACCTATTCTTTTTCATGTTCTATAATCAAAACATtctttgcacacaaaaaatcaataaaaaaggaagaagaaagaaaatggcaAAATCCCCTTGCCTCGTGGATACAAGAAGAAAACCTAGTGTAGCACACCTATTTGTATCATTTGGAGTTGATATGGCCATTCTAACCGAGGATAGAGAATATGGTGGTTTGGATTAGCTACATAGTCGATTTTCATAGCCTAATCCAATCAAATAGCCTTTGTATATTGGCATGCATTACCATGTATGTCCATACATGCCAATTGGCatttactctaccactactctACACTCTCCCATAGGGGTGCAAAAAAACCCAGATCAACCTGAACCCACCCTAACTCGTCCTGAGCTCAGAAAAGGCTGGGTTGGGTTTAGAGTTTTCCTAACCCTAGCATGGCCAGGCTGGGCCTAGGTTGAGgccttgaccctggcagggcTAGCCCGATCCTatcttatataatatatttataaaatataaaacaatgGGCTTTGGTTCAATTTTCAAGGTTTTAGCAATCTAACCAAGTGGTCATTGGTTCAAATCTGAAAACAGTttctctataaaaaaaaatgatgtttttTATAATCTGAGCTTTGTTAAGTGGGCTATGATTGGACTTGTTAGTTCCACAACTCAATGGGCCTTGATATTCAAGGCCAATCAGCACCGGGCTGGACTTGGAAAAATCCTGTCAGAGTCGGGCTGGGCTGAGGGTATGCTTGGCCCTAGTAAGGACGGGCTAGGCTTGGGTTTAGATTAAAActcctagggtttaggttaaacCTGACCGGTCTGGCCCGTTGACACCGCTACTCTCTCATAATCCCGATTTTTTGAAAgtctatttttgtcatttaccaAACCCCGTTTGCACTCAAAGTTTTAGAAATGTGACAAAGAGACTTTGGGGTACTTGCCGACAAAATTTCACCATCATCCAAACTACGTGTAATATTACcgaaaaatatatatgtatatattactGAAAAAATAATCTAAACTACTTGTGACAAAATCTAGAGACTTCTCCTAGATCTGTCAGGCTAGAATTTTAATTATGTTCCTAATACGTCTCGAAACCGTCACTCAATGAGAAATTGACACGCGTATAATAGACGAGCTGAGATCGTATGAAACGAGCGCAATCTGTCTCTACCTAAAGAGCCAGATGAAATTCACATACACGaccaacaactgcttagctcagttggtgagccgtggtgcgcttcatgcccatgctcaccaagaggtctcgagttcgagtctcttggttGGAATCTTATCCCAACCCAGCCCTCTCACAgagttcttgacgcaacagttcCCAAAGGAAGAACTCTGGCAATTATGGTTCGAGGAattggttggaacttggaacggCTGAATTGATCGATTCTGATCAAAATCAGTCACGAGTCACGACCGATCTCGATATTGGCCTATTCAATTCgaattttctagggttttttttaattttttattctagggtttttttttggtcaagtcAAGCGGATTCGGATAAAATTCGACTGCTACTGATTTCCGTGCCAATTCCAATTACTCGTACCCAGCTGGCATAtcgaaaatataaaatatacatCCTAAGAGCCGAGGTGGCGATGTGGAGAAGCGACTTTATATAATCTAGGCCAAGGAATCCCACACGTACGAATTTTTTTCTTGTGACGAGAATATCCTTATTAAAAGACTAATTGGAACAAATATTATAGATTAAAGTGGCAATAAATATTTTGGCATGTCTCATCACAATTTGGATCATCTACGGCTATTGTGCGTAGCAGGGTCATTTCGTTCTTGTTTGGGTGTAGGCAGCATAATGGCCGTTATCTACCCGATCATAGAGAATCAGAACCCATCTCAATATCTATGTGAAGTGGCAACATTGTAACGTATTACATTTTTTCAGGAAAGAAAAACTTTATATAAgcattagaaaagaaaaatatccttGTTATATTCATAATTCAAAGTGGATTCTTGGGTCAAAGGACTCAGCATCAAATATAAAGAGGAAAATATGCAATTTTCGATATCtatgaaataagaaaaagaatttcaaaatcaaaatttcttaTCTCGTAGATCTAGAAAATTTTCCCAATGCATTTACCCACCCCATGTGTGTGACCGCAGCTTGTGCCCCCGGTGCatagaatatttttttcttaaaataaaattaaaaaaatccgttttatgaaaaatatttgaaaggCTAAAGTTCTTCTAATCTTCGAAGATTAGAGGGAATCTCCTAGGCCAACAAGTTTTGCCACATTGGAGGGTGATGTGGGAATTTTGATCGTAGAAATATCTAGAAAATAATCTAGATTGGCtgcatgtcaaatttcatattcaaattcacTCATATTCTCTTATGCATTAGTTGatatccttttatttttaggTGTCTAGTTCTTTTTATAGATGTTTCATTCTttcacttattttttttaatttattttgcaACTTTGATCCACTAATTCTTTTGCTGAAATGTAACATGTGAACATGGATCTTTGGAATCTAgctatccacaaaatttcaactcTATCCAATCTGTCATGTAAGAGATATTTCAATTATTTAGTCTAAAGACATGtctaactaaaaaaaaaaaaagctaatccctatttgaaaatttcaaaattttaattgtcaacaactctattttttttggggggggggcgGTTTGCCGGGTTGGTTGGTAAATGTATACGACCATGGATGGATGGATATAAGACCAAAATTACTTATGGCATTCACTGAATTAGGTGATTTGAACCAGAGGTGCAATTGGgctggatttttttaaaatccagGCTCAACTCGTGTTCCCATTAAGTGTTGCATCCTCATCTTCATTATTATTTCTTATTGGTACTAGTTATTTTCTGCATTATATACTTAAAAAATTAGGATTGAATTCCTTGTCCGAGAGCATAGCATATGTTAGCGCTCCttgaatctatctctcttctcccgcAATAGGGGCatatatgtcatttcatagtggtgaggagagagataagacATAATGGGGAAGAGAATGATAAGACATAGAGAGGCATTAGCATACATTATGCTCTTGGATAAAGAACATTATCCTATTAAAAATTGTCTTAGGACTCTTTAgagatttttttcttaaattttattaaaaaatgatGTCTCTAGAGAATCATATTGAGGAGATATTTCCATCAAAGCAGGGtcattgtttaatttttttttggttgaacacGGTCATTGTTTAATAACTCTCATAGGATATAAGTAATCATTAGATATCCATCGAGTATttagaaaggaaggaaaaaatatatctaaaaaaGGAGGAGGGTTTTGCTGCCAGGCTGTGTGACCCTTGCATCCATGTGGGGGCCAATAAGAGGGTGTGTAGGGGCATTCAATAGGAGAGGTAGGTTGGTCATTTTATCACCTCTTGTGTGTGGGTGCATGGGAACGCTGTCAggagtgttctttttcccattaaaaaaatatatatatatcagtgGATATATGGTGACATGGATTGACTAAGCTACCATGTGGTAGATATTTAGGACGGTGTTAGGAGCCAGAGATTTTGTGAAAACTACTCTCTTTTTTGTTGTTCGATACATCCCTTTTGACATGTTAAAGATCACATATATCTTAACACTACAGTGTCACAATCTTCGCTAAATGTTGTTgaccaaaaaacataaaaaaaaatgtaaaaagaaaCTTGTATATCTTAATTCTTAACAGGTGATGgagtgattttttttccaagGGCAAAAGATTGTTACCTGGTCGTtggcccttgcaccagtgtgggGTCAATAAGAGGAATTTAGCTTGTCTCCAGAGAGCCTAGCATGCCCAAGGTGCATCCAGCCATTGGGAAAATTTTATATCTATGAAATTATAAGATTACCACTTAAGGAAAACAAATTTATAAAAGGGAAATGGTTCCCTTAAAGGCAGTGTGGCCCCTATGCCAACATGAAGGCCAATAAAAGCTTACttggaagcatcaataggggcaAGATTTCCATTTTTATGGGTGGTGGGATGATCACGTCCTTCTATATCATAGGGACCACAttgtctttcaaagttttttttcacatttaaaattataaaataatacctttgaaattttgaatcactttcttttttcattatttttcaagtAGAACTCTTTCGTTATTTATATTTTGGTCCATTCTAATCTAAGCTACAAAGaaaaggctaagacaagccatTAGAAACCTACAACTACcaagggagggggaggaggcaaaaaaaatcctttgtGGTGCCCTAGTCTAACGGT is drawn from Telopea speciosissima isolate NSW1024214 ecotype Mountain lineage chromosome 1, Tspe_v1, whole genome shotgun sequence and contains these coding sequences:
- the LOC122664106 gene encoding abscisic stress-ripening protein 2-like, whose protein sequence is MSEKKHHSHHFHHHKEEKPAAGEMTKHDYEKQVKHYKHLEHVGKLGAVAAVTVARHEKHMAKKDPENAHKHKIKEEIAATVAVGSIGFAIHEHHQKKDAKKEKESAFGKKHHLF
- the LOC122664113 gene encoding abscisic stress-ripening protein 3-like translates to MPENKHHSHQFHHHKGEKPAGEMSKQDYEKQVKHHKHLEHVGKLGAVAAVTFARHEKHKAKKDPENAHSHKIKEEIAATIAVGSVGFAIHEHHQKKDAKKQKESAFGKKHHLF